A window of Hordeum vulgare subsp. vulgare chromosome 5H, MorexV3_pseudomolecules_assembly, whole genome shotgun sequence genomic DNA:
gatagagagcatatgagcatcgtcccctatgcttcagccatatgttctatcatgtatgcaatgatgtgcactagaccggacgttagcttggccataagtatggcagacaggttccagagtaatccaggagtggatcactcgacggcggtcaagaatatcctgaagtacctaaaaaggactaaggagatgtttctcgtgtatggaggtgacgaagagctcgccgtaaaaggttacgtcgatgcaagctttgacacagatccggacgactctaagtcgcataccggatacgtatttattcttaatgggggtgcggtaagctggtgcagttccaagcaaagcgtcgtagcagattctacatgtgaagcggagtacatggctgcctcggaggcggctaaggagggtgtcttgatgaagcagttcatgacggatcttggagtagtgccaagcgcactgaatccaataaccttgttctgtgacaacacgggtgccattgccctagcaaaggaaccacggtttcacaagaagaccagacacatcaaacgacgcttcaacctcatccgcgactacgtcgaaggggaggatgtaaatatatgcaaagtgcacacggatttgaatgtagtagacccgctgactaaacctcttccacgggcaaagcatgatcaacaccagaactgtatgggtgttagatttattacaatgtaattcgcatgatgatgtgagggctagattattgactctagtgcaagtgggagactgttggaattatgccctagaggcaataataaatatagttattattataattcctgtatcaagataatcgtttattatccatgctataattgtattgaatgaagacttatatacatgtgtggatacatagacaaaacactgtccctagcaagcctctagttggctagccagttgatcaaagatagtcagggtcttctgattatgaacaaggtgttgttgcttgataactggatcacgtcattagtagaatcacgtgatggacaagacccaaactaatagacgtagcatattgatcatgtcattttgttgctactgttttctgcgtgtcaagtatttgttcctatgaccatgagatcatataactcactgacaccggaggaatgctttgtgtgtatcaaacgtcgcaacgtaactgggtgactataaagatgctctacaggtatctccgaaggtgttcgttgagttagtatggatcgagactgggatttgtcactccgtgtgacggagaggtatctcggggcccactcggtaatacaacatcacacacaagccttgcaagcaatgtgacttagtgtaagttgcgggatcttgtagtacggaacgagtaaagatacttgccggtaaacgagattgaaataggtatgcggatactgacgatcgaatgtcgggcaagtaacataccgaaggacaaagggaatgacatacaggattatatgaatccttggcactgaggttcaaacgataaggtcttcgtagaatatgtaggatccaatatgggcatccaggtcccgctattggatattgaccgaggagtctctcgggtcatgtctacatagttctcgaacccgcagggtctgcacacttaaggttcgacgttgttttatgcgtatttgagttatatggttggttaccgaatgttgtttggagtctcggatgacacCACGGacattacgagggtttccggaatgatccggaaacgaagattgatatataggatgacctcatttgattaccggaaggttttcggagttaccgggaatgtaccgggaatgacgaatgggttccgggtgttcaccggggggggtggcaacccaccccggggaagcccttaggccttgggggtggcgcaccagcccttagtgggctggtgggacagcccaagaaggccctatgcgccataggaagaaaatcaaagagaaaaaaagaggaggtgggaaaagggggaaggactcctccttccaaacctagttggattcggtttggaaggggaggcctccccccttggctcggccgacccccttgagggtccttggaccccaaggcaaggcttcccctcttccccctatatatacggaggttttagggctgatttgagacaactttgacacggcaacccgaccacatatctccacggttttacctcggccggagaactcatctacctctccgtctctcttgctggatcaagaaggccgagatcatcgtcgagctgtacgtgtgttgaacgcggaggtgccgtccgttcggcactagatcgtgggactgatcgcgggacggttcgggggcggatcgagggacgtgaggacattccactacataaaccgcgttcactaacgcttctgctgtgcgatctacaagagtacgtagatcgaatatcccctctcgtagatggacatcaccatgataggtattcgtgcgcgtaggaaattttttgtttcccatgcgacgttccccaacaatcgtcgccgtcgtcatcatcaaccttccttcatcgccaattccatgatgctcttcaccgttcgtgagtaatctcattgtaggcttgttgtacggtgatgggttggatgagatctatcatgtaatcgagttagttttgatggggattggtccctagtatccactatgttctgagattgatgttgctactactttgctatgcttaatgcttgtcactagggcccgagtgccatgatctcagatctgaacctattatgttttcatcaatatatgtgtgttcttgatcctatcttgcaagttgtagtcacctactatgtgttatgaccaggcaaacccggagtgacaatggccggaaccactccctgagatgaccatagtatgaggagttcatgtattcactgagtgctaatgctttgttccggttctctattaaaaggagacccttaatatcccgtagtttccattaggacccctctgccacacgagggatggacaatagatgtcatgcaagttcttttccataagcacgtatgagtatatacagaatgcatgcttacattacattgacgaactggagctagttacaaatctccccatgttataacggttgcatgatgaatgtcatccggcataattatccatcaccgatccaatgcctacgagtcttttcctactggtccttgctacgttactttgccgctactgctgtcacttctgctagtgttaccgctactgttgtcactgctgctactgttaccgttgctaccattactattactactttgctactgaaactttgttgcagatactaaatctttgaggtgtggttgaattgacaactcaactgctaatactcaagaatattcttttgcttccccttgtgtcgaatcaacaaatttggttgaatactctaccctcgaaaactgttgcgatcccctatacttgttggttatcaTGCCTCCATATCATGTTTTTTGTTTATTCGTTCCTCCAGAAGTTCATGAACCAATATCGCAAGCTAGTGGGCGTGCTTGGGTGCGCTGCCGCCAGTGATGTGCTTGTTCCTGCACCGTCGACACGTACCCTTGCTTCATCGAGCCATGCCGACGGAGGTTCTTCTAGTCATGTCGCTGGCTCGTCTCGCATTGCCGAGGACGACAAGgaagcagaggaagaagatgacaagGAAGACGAGGAAACTGTTGACGATGAGGAAGATGGGGATGGTGGTGAAGACCCTCCAACCACTCGGGCAAACGAGGAGAAGAAAAGGGAAAACAACCTACCAAGGAATGGAAGAGTCCATCCCCGTTTCAGAGGGAGCGCACTCGtcgcacaacaaaaacaacgaaaacaacaaggtCAGAGAGTCGCTCAAAGAGGAATAAGGAGCGCATCTTCAAGAGGGAGGAAGACCAAGTGATATGGTCATGTTGATTATCGTAGATTTGTGAACTATGTTGAACTACTATCCACTATGTTGAACAATTAGCTATGACAAACTTTTTGATATGTTGAACTATTTGCTATTTTCTATTTGGTGAATATTATGTGTGACGAATATTATTATTGATGTGTGATGAATATTATTATCTGCAAACTATATGTGATTAAATATCATGATTTGATTTGAAATGATCAAGTTTTACTCACACAAAAGCCAAACTTATATGGAAAAAGACCCTTATCACCACATGCCCTGGCGATAAGGTTGCACACCCATCCGTAAAAAACCGCAAGTTTCAGATACAAAACCTCACCGTTTATTGTAACTTGAGTTGGACACCTACCATGAGGGTCTGTGGAGGTAGGGTCCTACAGCCTACCACCTAGAGCCTTGACAGTAGGCCCATCGTCAAATAAAACGGCCTTGTAGCCCTACCGTCATTGACTCTAACACTAGGTTACTACAGCCTATCGCCACCATGGCTGATGGCAGGCTATATTGCCACGTCAGCCATGCTTGGACGGTTATTTGCAACAGCCATGATCCCTACCATCGAGGGCTCCGACGGTAAGCAGTTGTACCCTACCGTCCTCGACCCTCGCCGTAGAGTAAGTGTTAGATCTCGAATTTCTTTTCCCAGCAAGGTCATATGTTGTTTAATTTCGACCAAAGGGTTGAAGTGTGGAATTTTACAACCACTAGGCCAGGAGCCCATCCACTTATATATATCCTTAGATCTTAGAGAATAATCTTTTTTACATAAGACAAGATTGTACACCATAGTTAGCTTTGCTTTTCTGTAATGTCTAAAACACTGCCACGGGCCCACAGCCGACACCGAAGCACGACACATATGCGTGTTGTTTCGCTCTCGGTAGGCAGTTGTATCCTACCGTCGTTGACCTTGTCGGTAGAATAAGTGTTAGaccttgaattttttttcaagCAAGGTCATATGTTGTTTAATTTCGACCAAAGGGTTGAAGCGCGGAATTTTACAACCACTAGGCTTGGAGCCCACCCACTTATATATATCCTTAAATCTTAGTGTACAATCTTTTTTACATAAGACAAGATTGTACAACACAGTTAGCTTTGCTTTTCTGTAATGTCTAAACCACTCCTACATGCCCACAGCCGATACCGAAGCACGGCACATATGCGTGTTGTTTCGTTCTCGAGGCCTTAATTAAACCTCACCACACACTCCCTATACACGTCACGTCCATATCCCTTGAGCAGTGTTGGCGCCGCCTGTCTTCCCCGCACCATCCCACGCCTAATTTCCCATACCGTGGAGTGTAGCCGATTCCACGCGCGAATGAATCCGTCCAATGCTTTCTATCCGATCCCACCCATTTTAGTGTGTTCCAACTTCCAAGTGTCATGCATGTTGACCTCAAGAATCCCTTCCCTTTCCAACAGTCACAGGCGCACACGTTTTGCCAGGCCAACTACTCGTTGCTGCTCGATCCTCCCGTATGTATAAAGCCGCCATTGCAGGAGCTGCTCTGCTCACAACTTTCTCTTCCTCCCTCTCGCCCTACTTGTTGCCCACTGGTTGCTCTCCTACTCACTGATATACGCGCGTGAGCTTTGGTTGGCATGGCCGTGGAGGCGGTTCTTGAAGCTGCGGCGACGGTGCCGTCGCCGCCTCCGAGGAAGGAGATGGCGGCgtctagcagcagcagcagcggcgagGAGGCATCGGCGTTGCTGCAGCAGGCGGAGGGGTGGTCGAGGCGGAAGCGCTCGAGGCGGCAGCGCGCGCTCCACCCCAGCGAGGAGGAGTACCTCGCGCTCTGCCTCGTCATGCTGGCGCACGGCCACCGCGACGGCGCCCCTGCCGCCGCGCACGGGTGCTCCGTCTGCGGCAAGGTGTTCGCGTCCTACCAGGCGCTCGGCGGCCACAAGGCCAGCCACCGGAAGCCGGCTGGCGCGGAGGATCGGAAACcgcaggcggcggtggcggcggcttccTCGTCGGGGTCCGGCGATGCCGAGGCCGGCGCCGGAGGCGGCAAGGTGCACGAGTGCAACGTGTGCGGGAAGACGTTCCCGACTGGGCAGGCGCTGGGCGGCCACAAGCGGTGCCACTACGACGGCACCATCGGCAGCGCCGCCGCAGGGCCCACGCACAAGCTGGCTGCCAAGGCAAGCGCGACGCCGGCGAGCCGGGGCTTCGACCTCAACCTGCCGGCGCTGCCGGATATCCCGGAGCGGTGCGCGGTTACAGAAGACGGGGAGGAGGTTCTCAGCCCCGTCTCCTTCAAGAAGCCGAGGCTCATGCTCACGGCGTAAATCGACAACCTGCATATACTTGGTCAAAGTTTAGGGTAGAACCTGCTAATTAGTTGGTGTGCATAACTGTTTATAGCTTGCTGGTGATTAGTGATGACCATCGATTTCATTCGTGTCTGTAAAGTAGGAACTCTAGTCAATTGGTTTGTTCATTGTAACTTCAGGATTATTAGACCTAGCTAGGTAGATAGCTAGATAGGTATGGGCCATCAGCTCGTTAGCGAAGGACTGATTCTTTCATTGCTTGGTTTGTGTGTGTTAATCTGTCCATGAATAATGTACATATGTATCATTAACGAATATTGATTTCATGATCTTGAGCACATTCTCACTACATATATTAACTTAATTCCATGGACACGTGTGGGCTACGCACGTACGTATAAATAGCTCATGCACGGACACGGCACGACCCACGTAGCCAGTTGCTTGTGTGCACACATGGGCTAGCATGGCAAAGGTTTGGCGCCAAAGCCAGGAGCGGGCGCACGAGTCAACACGTCTCGAGATTTCGTAGCTTAGGAAGCAAGCAGGTTGCATTGCGAGGCCGTACGTCGTGGCTTGCAAGTGTGCGTGCGTTCGTCTCAGTCTTGAGTGACCGTACGTACGTGTGTGAAACAGCAGATCGAGAGGGAAAATGATGTGTGTGCTTATCCGGTTCAAATTGGTTTGCTTGCCGGAAGGAAAGACCAACTGAAGCGTGCTGGCCAGTGGTTAGTTAGAGACCGACGTACGGCTGAGTTAATTAGTAGACGGCTATAACAAGCATGCATGTGTGTTTTAATTAACTATGCTTGCTGGGTTAGACTTGGCATCGCTTGCTTGAAGAATTCTCCGCTTGTGAGAGATGAGCAACCTCGAATCCTCGATCGATCACCAAGACGTGCACCAACTGCGTGGCAGATGGAACGTGACCGCCTGCACCAGCTCGACACCATCCGGTTAGCTGGAACTGTTGCTAGCAATTTATGAATTGTTTTGTACGCATACAGTTCGACAGTTCCTTAAGTACTATAAGGACGCGTACGTGCTCTAGAGTCTAGACACATGTGTGGACACGTTAATTAGCCTCGATCGCCTTTGGATAATTACGTTTTCAGGGACGAAACCATGGTTCAAAACCCACACAAAACACGCGTGGgtcattttttttttcttttcttggaaAAGCGAACACGCATGCATGCAGCATGGAAGTGTCGTGTGCATGGCTTCACGCATTTCCACGGATGCCCGCCCCCGCCCTGCGCAGCGCGCGAAAGGAGTGAATTTCCATTTCTCGCCACGTTTCCCATGGAAGTTTCCCGCGTGTTTCTCGCTGCTCAACACGGTTCAAGTGCTCGATCATGCATGACCGAGTGGTGATGTATCGTTGGAAGTCAGCCTCATTTCTGGTAGATAGGTATCGCCTTGTTTGGTGGCCAAGCGAGCTAAGAACACTCTACAGCAGAGTTGAAGAGAGTGAGTCAGCCCCATAGGTAATTCAACTATTTTAGGAATGAATGGCAGGTAGAAGCTCTGGTACGGGTCAGACATGAGGACCCAAGCATAAAGATCGAGAGAGACCAATCGAGGAGCAGGATTGTGCGCCTCTACAATCTCGTTTCTAGTACGTTCCGTCAAAtatttctgttttttcttttctttgtgaaAGATAAATATTTGTGAATATCGTCCCCGCATGCTAAAGTTCAAGGACCCCGATACCCATGGAACGTGAGATTGTTTAGGGCTTCTAGAGAGCACCTTCGAAACCGTCAGATCATGATCAAACGGATGACAATCTTTTTGTGCATCGTGGCAAATTGTTTTGTCATTCTTTAGTTACTATGGCATTGCATGTTTGAGGCATTCGTCGGGAAAATGATCCCAGAGGATATTGGCGAGATAACATTTCCCAAGTTCAAAGGGTGGTCGGTAAACACATATGAGCATGGTTCAAAGAAACACATATTGTAGCGTGCTTCATAATGTTTTACAGGTTGAGCGCAAATACAAGCTGCATAATGCAGGCTCCATATTTGTTCCATAAGTAGGATCCATCTGTTATTGTCTCATGTGTTCTTTCTAGCCTATTTACAATAGTATAGATCAAACTCTGAGCATAATTCAACAAATATTATTACAAACCATTAATCCTAGTGTAATAGATCATCCAAATTAACACATAATCCAAATGCAACGAATAATCCAATCAAATAATTTTTCAAGTCACAAAATGAATTTTAAAGTAACTTAAACACGCTATCTCCCACCAAACTATGTATGATGCTCAATGAGATCCTCCTTCAGTAGATCATGGGAGTCCGATCTTGAATCTTTCAGTATTGCCTCAAGAAATGTTTGAATGCGTCCTATGTGTGCCTGCGAGGCCCGGCAATAGTGCCATTATCTTCATAGTGAAAAGGGTCTGGAATATCTCTCTGATCATGTATGATCATATTGTGTATGATCACACAACATGTGATGATATTTTTCTCGCAAAAAAGCCATGATATTTTCCATGACATCCTTGTTGCAGAAACAAGCCAGATGAAGGTGCATGTAGTCCCCATCTGCAGTTTTGCTAATTAATGTCAATCCCCATGAACTATTGTTTTCCATTGAGATGTATTTGAAGGAAATTTCATAGGCAATGTATGAAGAATATTGGATagattgatgaaatccaccaagCAAATGATATGCATTGAGTTTTGGAGATTGGTCACTACCCATGATGAACCAAGTTAATGCTTCCCAAGTTGAGAAAACAAAGAAGATAGGGAGGGAGAGTACAagttgctatatttgatgagaaGTTGAGAAAATAAAGAAGATGGGAATGGAGAGTACATGTTGATATATTTGTTGTGAGAAGGGGCAGATATCTTCAAAATGTCCCAAGGGTAACATTCCTAAGCCTCTAATTGTCGATGGTCATTATTCACTTAGAACTGGTAGTGTTGGCAAATTTTGCCAAGTTTGTTTGTGGCAAAAGTGGTTTTTTAAGTAAATAAGACATTTTGGGTtgtcaagcctattgtgactatcgatctggatgtaatttttattatttatagtgtttgtTGTACTGTCATAATTAAAGATGAATAGATCATAAGTTGATCCACAAAAAAGAACTTGGTTGGGAACcatcaagctcaaacttgatcagtaGGTTTATGAAGGGCATTAGAGACTTGGTTAGTTCATGAAAAAATGATGTTCACAATTCATTGTGGTTCAATCCAGGACAAGTGGATGGTCATCATATTTGTCAACCACTACCAAATTTGCTCTATTTTGCACTTCACTTGTGACATGTATAACCGTTTTTCATGACTGAAAATACAACGGTGATGTTTTTCGGTCGTCACCCCCACCATCACCGAAGCGccttcataaaaaataaaatatttatgGTACCACTCCCTCTGTCACGCAAGATCGTATCTTAGGTGACGAACCAAAAGTACGTCAATGAAACTATCTTATGCGATGGATAAAAAATGTCACTAGAACTGTCAACGTATACTAACAACCGCCCCACCATGTTTGAGGAGTCAAAGAATCTGACATACGGGACCAAAATATGAGAAACGAGAATATGcgtcaagaaagcaaaagtgtgtatgctTAGATAGTCATTCTAACATTCGATCAGTAAAattcaaggggtaatgatcttttctagtagatttgtttaattttctaaaatcaattaccatcctataaacaGTTACAGTTCTCTGTGGGATATGTTCATTTTTGTCATTTGGAACAAcggttatacctcctttcttaggaacacaatgaatgggacttacccatctactatcagcaataggataaattatacctgcctccacgaGCTTTGGTATTTctattcttactacttctttcattttATGATTCAAACGACCTTGATGATCAACGACAGTTTTAGCGTACGGTTCTGTATTAatgttgtgctgacatagagtgggactaatacccttaagatcatcaagagtatatccaataggagcTCAGTGCTTCTTAAGAGTTTTACGTAATCTATTTTCCTCATGCTCTGAAagtttagcactaataataacacgatatgtcttcttttcatcaagataagcatatttcaaagtgtgaggtaatttctttaattcaaacactTGATCTCCCTTAGGTGGGAGAGGATCTCCTAGAATGTCAACACGCAAATTGTGTTTTGGGATAGGTGCTTGCTTAAAGAATATCTCATCTATTTCATTTGtcccattcatatgcatatcattttcatggtctagaaaatatcgTTCCAAAGGATcactaggaggcacgacaatagaagcaggaccaataatttcatctttactaggtaaGTCTTTCTCATGTAGTTGTctgccaaacttagagaaattaaattcatgagacacatcaccaaaACTTACTTTAACCTTTTCTGTAACACAATTAATTCTAGCATTAACGGTATTCAAGAAAggcctaccaaatataatgggacaaaaaattatcttgtagtgaaccaagtactaacaaatcagtggggtacttgaactttccacacaggacttcaacatctctaacaatcccaacttgtgaaatagtgtctctattggcaagtttgatagtgacatc
This region includes:
- the LOC123396527 gene encoding zinc finger protein 1-like, which codes for MAVEAVLEAAATVPSPPPRKEMAASSSSSSGEEASALLQQAEGWSRRKRSRRQRALHPSEEEYLALCLVMLAHGHRDGAPAAAHGCSVCGKVFASYQALGGHKASHRKPAGAEDRKPQAAVAAASSSGSGDAEAGAGGGKVHECNVCGKTFPTGQALGGHKRCHYDGTIGSAAAGPTHKLAAKASATPASRGFDLNLPALPDIPERCAVTEDGEEVLSPVSFKKPRLMLTA